In the genome of Dermacentor silvarum isolate Dsil-2018 chromosome 1, BIME_Dsil_1.4, whole genome shotgun sequence, one region contains:
- the LOC119451504 gene encoding cholesterol 7-desaturase nvd-like, producing MLRGHCLRHFVTAPDYVSQEVDDRLRRRRYPRPTPPPFPNGWIPVMDSTELVVGQVKRLDVFGEDLVAFRTDDGVAHVLDAYCPHLGAHLGVMGRVVGDCIECPFHGWRFQGDTGACTHVPYASKVPEFVKIKKWTTDEVLGLLFVWYHAESEPPSWHVGDVPEAASIDSSGSLRWRGENHISCHIQELAENAADVAHFDFLHGPSLLTMGEKFFEQAETTMRGSLLHHSWQTNWEPRDHTAQVNVVCRTSSPLSWISRYNEYSFCVTQIGPALVVTTMRTAFGNIGYVLSLTPMKPFHVRAVHRYFPDRRMPRIVFWIIVWASKGMFQRDIFVWDHKAYMKSPALVKEDKTIMAFRKWFAQFYSTNSLSWRDVRDKTLQW from the exons ATGCTTCGCGGTCATTGTCTTAGGCACTTTGTAACCGCGCCTGATTATGTTTCGCAGGAAGTTGACGATCGGCTTCGGAGACGGCGTTATCCGAGGCCGACGCCCCCGCCCTTTCCTAACGGCTGGATTCCAGTGATGGACTCGACCGAGCTCGTTGTAGGACAGGTCAAGCGCCTCGACGTCTTCG GCGAAGATCTCGTCGCTTTCCGCACTGATGATGGAGTTGCACACGTACTGGATGCCTACTGCCCGCACCTGGGCGCTCACCTTGGAGTGATGGGGCGAGTGGTGGGAGACTGCATCGAGTGTCCATTCCACGGGTGGAGGTTTCAGGGGGACACCGGAGCCTGCACACACGTACCCTACGCCTCCAAAG TGCCCGAGTTTGTCAAGATCAAGAAGTGGACTACGGACGAGGTCTTGGGCCTGCTGTTCGTCTGGTACCACGCCGAGTCGGAGCCGCCATCGTGGCACGTCGGTGACGTGCCCGAGGCGGCCTCTATCGACAGCAGCGGATCGCTGCGGTGGCGCGGCGAGAATCACATCTCGTGCCACATCCAGGAGCTCGCCGAGAACGCGGCCGACGTGGCACACTTCGATTTCCTGCACGGTCCTTCGTTGCTCACCATGGGCGAGAAGTTCTTCGAGCAGGCCGAGACAACTATGCGCGGTAGCCTGTTGCACCACTCCTGGCAGACCAACTGGGAGCCCCGGGACCACACGGCGCAGGTCAACGTGGTGTGCCGCACGTCGTCGCCGCTGAGCTGGATATCCCGATACAACGAGTATAGCTTCTGCGTCACCCAGATCGGGCCGGCGCTCGTGGTGACTACAATGCGCACCGCCTTTGGCAACATCGGCTATGTGCTCTCTTTGACACCCATGAAGCCCTTCCATGTGCGCGCCGTGCACCGTTACTTCCCGGATCGCAGAATGCCACGCATAGTGTTCTGGATCATCGTCTGGGCCTCCAAGGGCATG TTCCAGAGGGATATATTCGTGTGGGACCACAAAGCATACATGAAAAGCCCAGCGTTGGTTAAGGAAGATAAAACGATCATGGCCTTCCGGAAGTGGTTCGCCCAGTTCTACAGCACCAACAGCCTTTCTTGGAGAGACGTGCGGGACAAGACACTACAGTGGTGA